Below is a genomic region from Kribbella qitaiheensis.
GCCTTGCCAACGTTGTCATCGGTATTTATAGTCCGAGGAAATGTTTCCAGAACGTAACCGCCGGATGACAGCTGGTGAGCTGAAGGGAACCATCGTGAACGATGCGCCGCGCCCGCAATTCGAAGACGTAACAGACGTCCTCCGCCATCAGGTCACCCGCCGGACCGCGATCGGAGGCGGTGCCGCCGCTCTGACCGCCTTCCTGGCCGCGTGTTCAGGCAAGGGGTCGTACTCCGACAAGCCGGCCAACAAGCCCGCCGCGACCAAGTCGGTCCAGATCGGCAAGGCGAACATTCCGACGCCGCGCGACCAGACGGTGACTATCGCCCAGGTGGAGTACACGGTCTTCAACAGCTGGAACCCGTTCATCCCGAACGGCATGGCGCACGCCGCCGGCCTGGAGACGCTCGCGCAGGAGCCGATGTTCCTGCTCAACCTGGCGACCGGCGAGCTGGTCAACTGGCTCTGCACCGGCTACAAGTACAACGACTCGTTCACGGAGCTGACGTTCAACTTCGATCCGAAGGCCAAGTGGAGCGACGGGCAACCGCTCACCTCGGCCGACTTCAAGTTCACCGTCGAACTGCTGCGGGACCGCAAGGATCTCCTCGGCGGCGGTGGCGACCTGTCCGAGTTCGTGAAGACAGTCGAGACCCCGGACCCGCAGACCGCCGTGATCAAGATGACGAAGGCCACCCCACGGCTGCACTACGGGTTCATCGCGGCCATCGCCGGCCCGCAGTACTCGGTCATGCCAGAGCATGTCTGGAAGGGTCAGGACCCGACGAAGTACCGGGCGAATCCGCCGATCGCGAGCGGTCCCTACGTGCTGAAGCAGGCGATCCAGAGCCAGAAGATGTTCGTCTGGGAACGGAATCCGGACTACTGGAACAAAGACAAGCTCGACCCGGCGCCGAAGTACGTGATCTTCCAGAGCACCGCCAAGCAGTTGGACTCGGCGTCGCTGGCGTTCGAGCGGGCCGAGTTCGACGTCGGCTCGATCGACGAGCAGCACGCCAAGCAACTGCGCAACACCGGCTACCCGAGCCTGGTCACCACCCAGTTCCACGACCCGAACCCGCGGGTCTTCTGGCTGAACAACGATCCGGCCCGCGGCGTGATGGCCGAGGCGAAGATGCACTGGGCGATCAACTACCTGATCGACCGGGAGAAGATCGGCAACAACATCTGGCCGGTCAAGGTGCCGCCCGCGCAGTACCTGTGGGCGGACTATCCGAGCAACGACAAGTGGAAGAACGACGAGCTGGCCGCGAAGTACAAGTTCGAGTTCGCGCCGGACAAGGCCGTCAAGCTGCTCGACGAGATCGCGCCCAAGGGCGCCGGCGGCAAGCGGATGTACCAGGGCAAGGCGATCAGCCTGGAGATGATCACGCCGTCGCCGGTCGACGGGCAGGAGTACGCGATCGGGAACCTGCTGAAGACCGAGCTGAACAAGGCCGGCGTGCCGACCACACTGCGCAGCCTGAGCGGTTCGGTGCATGACGAGAAGTTCCAGCGCGGTGAGTACGACATCGACTCCCAATGGGCCGGTGCGGCCTTCGATCCCGAGCAGATGTACACCGACTGGGAGAGCAGCAAGGCCAAGAAGGTCGGCGTCAACGCCGTCGACAAGAACAAGTCGCGGTTCCGGGACCCGAAGATGGACGAGCTGTCGGCGAAGCTCGCCCAGCTCGACCCGACCAGCGCCGAGGCCAAGCCGCTGCTGGATCAGGCCCTGGAGATCTACTTCCAGAAGCTGCCATTGATCCCGACCATCCAGACCGGCTACCCGTCGTACTTCAACACCACCTTCTGGACCGGCTGGCCGACCGACGACGACCTGTACCAGGTCCCGCTGAACTGGTGGCCGCACTTCGTCTTCGTTCTCGGCAAGCTGAAAGCCACCGGACAGAAGGGCCCGGCGTGACCGCGACGGCCCCGCCAGCCGAGGCCGTCGAAATCACCGCCAAGAGCGCAGCCCGTAGTGGGCTGCGCGCCTGGCTGTCGCGGCATCCGCTGGCGGCGTACGCCTTGCGCCGGTTCGGGTTGTACCTGGTCGAGTTGTGGGGCGCGCTGACCGTCGCGTTCTTCTTCTTCCGGCTGATCCCCGGTGACCCGGTCCGGACGCTGATCCAGACCCTGCAACAGAACTACATCTACAACCAGCAGGCCAGCACCGAGGTGATCGCCCGGTACCAGCACGAGTTCGGGCTCGACGGCAACATCTTCACCCAGTACCTGAAGTACATGAACAAACTGATCCTGCACGGGGATCTCGGGCCGTCGCTGATCAACTACCCGACCCCCGCG
It encodes:
- a CDS encoding ABC transporter substrate-binding protein codes for the protein MFPERNRRMTAGELKGTIVNDAPRPQFEDVTDVLRHQVTRRTAIGGGAAALTAFLAACSGKGSYSDKPANKPAATKSVQIGKANIPTPRDQTVTIAQVEYTVFNSWNPFIPNGMAHAAGLETLAQEPMFLLNLATGELVNWLCTGYKYNDSFTELTFNFDPKAKWSDGQPLTSADFKFTVELLRDRKDLLGGGGDLSEFVKTVETPDPQTAVIKMTKATPRLHYGFIAAIAGPQYSVMPEHVWKGQDPTKYRANPPIASGPYVLKQAIQSQKMFVWERNPDYWNKDKLDPAPKYVIFQSTAKQLDSASLAFERAEFDVGSIDEQHAKQLRNTGYPSLVTTQFHDPNPRVFWLNNDPARGVMAEAKMHWAINYLIDREKIGNNIWPVKVPPAQYLWADYPSNDKWKNDELAAKYKFEFAPDKAVKLLDEIAPKGAGGKRMYQGKAISLEMITPSPVDGQEYAIGNLLKTELNKAGVPTTLRSLSGSVHDEKFQRGEYDIDSQWAGAAFDPEQMYTDWESSKAKKVGVNAVDKNKSRFRDPKMDELSAKLAQLDPTSAEAKPLLDQALEIYFQKLPLIPTIQTGYPSYFNTTFWTGWPTDDDLYQVPLNWWPHFVFVLGKLKATGQKGPA